Genomic DNA from Natrinema saccharevitans:
GAACACGTCGTCGCTGTCGGTGACGGAGATCGCGAGCATACTCGACGACCCGTCCCGGTGCATCGGGCTTCACTTCTTCAATCCGGCCCACATCATGCCGCTGGTGGAGATCGTCGTCGCGGAACAGACCAGCGGCGAAACCAAAGAGTTCGCGGACCACTACGTCGAGAGCATCGAGAAGACGCCCACGACCGTTACCGACGTCCCCGGGTTCGCATCCTCGCGACTCGGCGCGATCTTCAGCCTCGAGGCGATCCGAATGGCCCAGGAGGGCGTGGCGAGTATCGAGGACATCGACGAGACGATGCGATTGGGGTACAACCTCCCGATGGGGCCGATCGAACTCGTCGATCACACCGGGATCGACGTCAACGTCGAAGTGATGGAGTACCTCAGGGAGGAGTTGGGCGAGCGATTCAAACCGCCGCAGCTGTTGAAACGCAAACTCCGCGCCGGAACGCTCGGTCGGAAGACCGGCGAAGGGTTCTATATCTGGGAGGACGGGGAGATCGCCGGTGTGAGCGACGAGGAGTAAGTCGACCGCTCGACGTTCGATTCGCAAGCGACGCCCGCGTTCGTCACGTACTTTTATTATGAATGCAGAATACGCCACAGACATGACCGATAGGGACGTCTTTCTGCCGGTCGGCGCACAGCCCACGCTCGAGGATCTCGTCGAACAAGCGGTCACGGCGGAGGAGTTGGGGTACGACCGCGCTTGGTTCCCGGAAACGTGGGGACGCGACGCCGTCACGGCGATGGCCACGGCCGCGGAACGGACCGACGAAATCGGAATCGGAACGAGTATCGCCAACATCTACTCGCGGTCGCCGGCGCTGCTCGGCCAGACGGCCGCGACGCTACAGGAGGCCACCGACGGCCGGTTCCGTCTCGGCGTCGGTCCCAGCGGCCCGATCGTCATCGAAAACTGGCACGGAATGGAGTTCGGCAATCCGCTCCGCCGGACTCGAGAGACGGTCGAGATCGTCAAACGAGTCCTCTCCGGGGATCCCGTCTCCTACGACGGCGAGTACTTCGACCTCGAGGGGTTCCGGCTCCGCTGTGATGTGCCCGAGCCCGCGCCACCGGTCGACGCGTCGGGCCTCGGTCCGAAAGCCGTCGAACTCGCCGGCCGCTTCGCCGACGGTTGGCACGCCGTCTCCTACACCAGAGACGGCCTCACCGAGCGCCTCGCGGATCTTCGACGGGGCGCCGAACTCGGCGACAGAGATCCGAACGACCTCCGCGTGACGGTTTCGGTGAGCTGTTGTGCCCTCGAGGACGGCGAACGCGCTCGCGAACTCGTCGCTCAACACACCGCCTTCTACATCGGCGGCATGGGGACGTTCTATCGCGATAACCTCGCCCGACAGGGATACGAGACGGTCGCTAACGAGATCTACGAGCGGTGGCAGGACGGCGAGAAAGAACGCGCCACGGCGATCGTCCGAGAAGAACTGCGCGACCAGATGGGGGCCGCGGGAACGTCCGACGAGGCTCGCGAGCAGTTGCGGCAGTACCTCGATCTCGACGGGCTGGACGCCGTCAACGTCTCGTTCCCTCGCGGCGCAGGACCCGAGGAAGTCCACGAAACGATGACTGCATTAGCCCCGTAATCCGACGGTTCCGACTGGCAGCGACTGTGAAGCTCCCGTTCGGACGTCCCGACTCGTCGCGGGGCCGACCGAGCCGACTCCGCGGTCGGTGCAGGTCCGTGTCTCTCCGCGAGAGACTTTAATAGGTAGTAGTCACAGTACCCGACTATGACGGCCTCATCCGACGACGATGACGTTCTCGAAATAGACGAGATCGATCGACGGATTCTCGAGATACTCGCGAACGACCCGCGGAGCCCGTACGCGGACATCGCCGACGAGTTGGCCGAGTACGACATCGAACTGAGCAGCGAGGGGGTCCGCCGCCGCGTGACGTCGCTGCTCGAGAAC
This window encodes:
- a CDS encoding 3-hydroxyacyl-CoA dehydrogenase family protein; amino-acid sequence: MNVAVLGAGFMGHGIAHVSALGGHSVIVRDVEQELVDEGLEQIEANLEEGIEREKITPAEKEDAIERLTGTVSLEAAVEEADLVIEAVPERLDIKQDVFADVEEYAPDDAVVATNTSSLSVTEIASILDDPSRCIGLHFFNPAHIMPLVEIVVAEQTSGETKEFADHYVESIEKTPTTVTDVPGFASSRLGAIFSLEAIRMAQEGVASIEDIDETMRLGYNLPMGPIELVDHTGIDVNVEVMEYLREELGERFKPPQLLKRKLRAGTLGRKTGEGFYIWEDGEIAGVSDEE
- a CDS encoding TIGR04024 family LLM class F420-dependent oxidoreductase, coding for MTDRDVFLPVGAQPTLEDLVEQAVTAEELGYDRAWFPETWGRDAVTAMATAAERTDEIGIGTSIANIYSRSPALLGQTAATLQEATDGRFRLGVGPSGPIVIENWHGMEFGNPLRRTRETVEIVKRVLSGDPVSYDGEYFDLEGFRLRCDVPEPAPPVDASGLGPKAVELAGRFADGWHAVSYTRDGLTERLADLRRGAELGDRDPNDLRVTVSVSCCALEDGERARELVAQHTAFYIGGMGTFYRDNLARQGYETVANEIYERWQDGEKERATAIVREELRDQMGAAGTSDEAREQLRQYLDLDGLDAVNVSFPRGAGPEEVHETMTALAP